In Beggiatoa leptomitoformis, the genomic window GTAATATATGGAATTGGAAAGTATTCTTTGTCACTGTCATAGGTGCCGGGTGTAATGGTTGCAGGGCCGAGTGGGGGGGGAACGGATGAGCCGTTATCGTCTGCGGTGTAGCTACGGCGAGGGGAAAAAATTGATAATCCCATTTCAAAACGGTTGCCTACACCAACCATTAGCGCGGGATTTGTCCCTGCACTGAGTCCTTCTAGGGGAAGGGCAACACCTGCCCCTGCAAGGGCTTTACTTTTTGTCCCGAATCCATGTGCTAAATAGCCATTCGTTGCCCATAGACAAGGGGATTGTGTTGTTAGCAATAGACTGATGATAATATAAGTTTTTTTTAATTGCATAGCATTATTCTCCTTGTTGTTCTTTATTTCTTCTAAAGGTGATAGTCATCTTGGATGACTTGTCTATTAGGTTGCTAAACAAGGAGAATTGTCAATCATTTCTAAAATGATATATTTTTATTTATATAAAGCTGAAAAATTTAAGATAAACCATCATGATGTTATTACACAAGCCCGTTGTTTGATAACAATCAAGGTAATATCGTCCATTGGGCGCATTGCGCCGAGATGGTTATGCACATCGGCAATCACGGCTCTTTTAATCAGTTTTGCAGATAAATCCCAATGTTGGCTGATAACTTCGCATAAGCGTTTAATACCGTACAATTCGCGTTTGTGATTTAACGCTTCTGTAACGCCGTCGGTATAAAGTACAATCCCTTCATTTTCTTGTAAATATATGTCTTTGTGTGCAATCCAGTTTTCTATATCAGGTTCAAGCCCAACGATAAAACCTAAATCACGTGTATCAATCCGTTTAACAATGCCATAACTATCAATAAATAATACTTCTTCATGTTGTCCGCTTAGTCGTACTTTGCCTTGTTCGTAATCTAAGAGGGAGAGGGTTAGGTTTTTATCTGAATCCATGCGTTGCACGTTGTCGTAAATCGCACGATTTAAAACGGATAAAAATAGTTTGGGGTCGGTTACATTATTGGTCAGTAGGGTGCGCACAGCCATTTGTACCATGAGCATTAACACGCCACTTTCTAAGCCATGTCCTGTTACGTCGCCAATGCCAATTTTAATCGAGCCATTGCTTTGTAAAACATCATAATAATCGCCACCAACTTCTGTCGCAGGTTCCATGCAGACGGCAATATCGAGTTCTTCAATCCCTGCTAGTTCGTATTCTTTTGGTAAAACCATTTGTTGTAAACGGCGGGTAACTGATAATTCGGTTTCCATGCGTTGGTTATCGGCTTTTAGTAGGTTGTTTAGTATTGATATTTCGCGCAAAGCATAGCGTAACGCATTTTCTTGTAGATTAATCCGTTTAACCACAAAACCGATAATGGAGAGGGATAAAAGAATCGCAATTCCGCCTAAGGTAGTTACTTGTTTTACGGTTTGTTGGTAAGCAATGGTTGCGGCTTGTAGTGATTTTTCTGCTTCGACTTCGCGGGCGTGGCGAATTTCTTGTAATTCGCTAATAATTTGATTACTAATGATTTGAGCATGTGCTAGTAGTTGTTTTGCGGTGTTCATTTGTCCTGATTGTGCATAATCTACTACTTTTCCTAATGTTGCTTGTCCTTGAGCAAGGATGGCTTTTTGGTTTTCTAGGAGTTGATATTCATGTGGACTGAGGTTCAGGTGATACAATTGTTCGCGTGATTTTAGAAACTCTCTGGCGTATTCGCTAAATTTTTCCCATTCAGCATCAATTTCGAAAGGGTCTGTCATGTTTGTAATATTGTAAACACTGATAATGCGTTCTCGTACTAAGTCACGCATATAATTAATTAATTTATACTTTACGTTATTTTCTGTTACTAAGGTTTCTAGTTGTTGATTAACCGTTGTTAAGCTAGATAGGCCTAAGATGGCGGCAAGTGTCAATACAGACAAGATGCTGATAAATCCTAGTAATACTAAGACGGCTTGTCTTTTTGAAAGAGTCGTATGGTTTTGCATAAAAGTAATGACCTAGTGTGTTTTATCTTGCATTCCGTTATTGGTCATTGGTGATTGTAATCAGCATAAGTTTTTTTTACTAAGAATATTCAGATAAGTAGCTTTAGCATTCGGTTATAACTTGAATAAATGGAGAGTGGCTTCAAACAGTTTTTTCTGTTATTTCGGGTTATGATGTGGCGGTAAATGAAATAATTTTCGTGTGTAACTGTCTTGTTATAAAAAAGATGGTT contains:
- a CDS encoding PP2C family protein-serine/threonine phosphatase, producing the protein MQNHTTLSKRQAVLVLLGFISILSVLTLAAILGLSSLTTVNQQLETLVTENNVKYKLINYMRDLVRERIISVYNITNMTDPFEIDAEWEKFSEYAREFLKSREQLYHLNLSPHEYQLLENQKAILAQGQATLGKVVDYAQSGQMNTAKQLLAHAQIISNQIISELQEIRHAREVEAEKSLQAATIAYQQTVKQVTTLGGIAILLSLSIIGFVVKRINLQENALRYALREISILNNLLKADNQRMETELSVTRRLQQMVLPKEYELAGIEELDIAVCMEPATEVGGDYYDVLQSNGSIKIGIGDVTGHGLESGVLMLMVQMAVRTLLTNNVTDPKLFLSVLNRAIYDNVQRMDSDKNLTLSLLDYEQGKVRLSGQHEEVLFIDSYGIVKRIDTRDLGFIVGLEPDIENWIAHKDIYLQENEGIVLYTDGVTEALNHKRELYGIKRLCEVISQHWDLSAKLIKRAVIADVHNHLGAMRPMDDITLIVIKQRACVITS